Part of the Fibrobacter sp. UWR4 genome is shown below.
CAGGAAATTGAACTTGGAAAGTCCAGGAGTGAACAGAAAGACGGCATTGATTGCAACAATCCCCACAATTCCCAACGCAGCATACAAGTACATTCTCTTGTATTCAAAAGGAACTCGGACCACCCTGGACAAGAGCAACCAGATGCAGGATGCAACCATCAGATAACAGAATGTCAAATGGACATAGAAAAGCGTATGCATGTCATAGCTGAACTTCGCAAATTCCGTTTCGCGGGGAACGTAGCTGACGGCAATGTCACAGAACGGGTTAACGGCAAAGACAGCGATTTCAAAGGCAAAAAATAGATGGGCAAGTTTCAAATGTCCAAGACCGGCCTTGCTCTGCTTGATATTACAGAAGTCCGATACGAACAGAACCAGGCATATCAGCATGAAATCGATGCAGATAAAATAGACGCTGGACAGGCAGGAGAAAATAAACACGTTGTCGAAAAGGGTGCTCAGCAAGTAGCTAATGTCCACAAGTGCGCAACCGATACAGGTATAACCTAAAGCCTTGCCACGAATGCCTGTTTTTTTAAAGGACATCATTGCAAGCAAAACATCCAAGGCGGCAAACACCAGGGACGCTACAATATATTCAGCCATAAAAAGAGACAAGAGGCCTCCGGGAAACTCAAAAACACCCCTGCAGGAACAGGGGAAACACATTACTAAATATAAACTATTTTGTTCAGAGTCAAGCAATTAGCATCACACAATGCTTAGTTTGCTTGAATCTCTGGCTTTTTCCGTATTTCAAGTTGGAACAAGTAGACGCCTACGCAAATAAGCACCGAGAGGAAAGAGCCCGACAGGGTGGCAATTCCCATGGGGAAAAGGGTATCCGGATACCAAATTGCGGCAAGGTAGGCCCCCGGGACACGGAGGGTTACGATAGAAATCGCATTGTGTATAAAGGACACGACGGAGCGGCCACAGGCGCAGAAGTACCCGCTAAAGCAGAAATGGATACCGGCCACCATGCAGTCAAAGACATAGGCGTGCAGGTACTGGGTACCATAGGTGATTACCTTCAGGTCGTCCGTAAACAGGGCAAGGACTGGTTCGGAAATAAACTGGAAGAGGATTCCGCACGCCAGGCCGAAACCGGCGGCAATCCCCATGCCACAATACAGCGTCTGGCGGGCTCGATCGTAGCGGTCCGCCCCAATGCACTGCGCGCTAATGGCGGAGACAGAGGACAACATGGCGGAAGGCACCAGGAAGAGGAAGCAGATGATCTTTTCCACCACGCCAACTGCGGCGGCGATCTCTAGCCCGCGGGAGTTTGCGATGAGGGTTATGAACAGGAAGGAAACCTGGATGAACCCTTCCTGACAGGCGATGGGGAAGCCGATTTTCGTCAAGGACCAGAGAATAGCCTTGTTAGGGCGGAAATCCTTGAGGGAAAGGGGTATGTTGAAGCGGACCCGCTTGACCCACTTGATGGAAGCGAGGGTCAGGACGACACAGAACAGCTGGGAAAGGACCGTCGCAACGGCAGCCCCCGCGGGACCCATCCCCAGGGGACCGACAAACAGGAAGTCAAGGGCGATATTCACCACGCAGGAAATTGTTACAAAATACATGGGGCTCTTGGTATCCCCAAGACCGCGGAACGCTGCAGCCACCACATTGTAGGCGGTAATGAAGGGAATTCCCAGAAAACACACCACCAGGTAGCGAGTCGTGCCTGCAACAGCCTCGGCGGGAGTGGACAAAAGGGACACGATCTGGGGGGCGGTCAACAGCAGGATGGCGGTGAAAAGGATGGCCACCCCGGTAAAGATCAAGGCAGTATTCCCTAAAATGCGGCTCAGGCTTTTGTGGCGCTTGGCACCTACGGCCTGCCCCATGAGCACCGTGGTACCCATCGTAAGCCCTACCAGGATGACCGTCACGAAATGCATGACCTGGCTACCTACCGCCACGGCGGTAATGCCTGCGGCATCCGTAAACTGACCTATAATAAACAGATCCGCCATGCCATAGAGAGTCTGCAGGAAGTTCGCAATCAAAAACGGGACGGAGAACAGTCCGATGTTCCTTAAAATATTTCCTTCGTAAAGATTGCGGGGCATAGGCTGAAAAATAGAAAAAACTGGCGGTT
Proteins encoded:
- a CDS encoding MATE family efflux transporter, with protein sequence MPRNLYEGNILRNIGLFSVPFLIANFLQTLYGMADLFIIGQFTDAAGITAVAVGSQVMHFVTVILVGLTMGTTVLMGQAVGAKRHKSLSRILGNTALIFTGVAILFTAILLLTAPQIVSLLSTPAEAVAGTTRYLVVCFLGIPFITAYNVVAAAFRGLGDTKSPMYFVTISCVVNIALDFLFVGPLGMGPAGAAVATVLSQLFCVVLTLASIKWVKRVRFNIPLSLKDFRPNKAILWSLTKIGFPIACQEGFIQVSFLFITLIANSRGLEIAAAVGVVEKIICFLFLVPSAMLSSVSAISAQCIGADRYDRARQTLYCGMGIAAGFGLACGILFQFISEPVLALFTDDLKVITYGTQYLHAYVFDCMVAGIHFCFSGYFCACGRSVVSFIHNAISIVTLRVPGAYLAAIWYPDTLFPMGIATLSGSFLSVLICVGVYLFQLEIRKKPEIQAN